The following coding sequences are from one Fusibacter sp. A1 window:
- a CDS encoding J domain-containing protein, translating to MMNRDELIRKLRQLKKQEVAIRFCHRPMREGDHLIWSEFFSTNEHASDVAYPLPVLLTMDHLMRKEVFDCLFFAIYHQYYKENGLPLTDLFERESLEALGLSSAATAEDVKKRFKELAKLHHPDKGGESTVFIEILEAYEKLKRNFTS from the coding sequence ATGATGAACCGTGATGAACTGATAAGAAAACTGAGACAGCTTAAAAAGCAGGAAGTTGCTATTCGGTTCTGCCACAGGCCGATGCGTGAAGGGGATCATTTGATTTGGAGCGAGTTTTTTTCTACAAATGAACATGCTTCCGATGTCGCATATCCTTTGCCTGTGCTCTTAACGATGGATCATCTGATGCGCAAGGAAGTGTTCGACTGTCTTTTCTTTGCGATCTATCACCAGTATTACAAGGAAAATGGTCTACCGCTTACGGATCTGTTTGAGCGTGAGAGTCTCGAAGCCTTGGGATTGTCATCTGCTGCGACTGCGGAGGATGTGAAAAAACGATTTAAGGAACTTGCCAAGTTGCACCATCCGGACAAAGGTGGCGAATCAACGGTCTTTATTGAGATTCTGGAAGCATATGAGAAATTAAAAAGAAATTTCACATCATGA
- the ilvC gene encoding ketol-acid reductoisomerase: protein MKKMYYDADVAEGLLVGKKVAVIGYGSQGHAHSLNLKESGVDVVVGLYEGSASFEKARADGLKAELVSDAVKDADIVMILVPDTKQSHVYNSHIKPNLKKDAALAFAHGFNIQYHQIEAPKGNDVFMVAPKSPGHLVRRQYQEGRGVPALIAVHQDASGRAKDMALAYAQGIGSTRAGVIETTFKEETETDLFGEQAVLCGGVTELVKAGFDTLTGAGYQPEVAYFECLHELKLIVDLFYEGGFEAMRSSVSDTAEYGDYMIGKRIITEDTREEMKKVLKEIQEGTFARNWLMENKLNRPMFNTIRHQETTHPIISVGKELRGMMSWIKKD, encoded by the coding sequence ATGAAAAAAATGTATTATGATGCGGATGTGGCTGAAGGTCTGTTAGTAGGAAAAAAAGTAGCGGTCATTGGATATGGATCGCAGGGGCATGCCCATTCACTCAATTTGAAAGAAAGCGGAGTAGACGTTGTTGTCGGTCTTTATGAAGGAAGTGCATCCTTTGAGAAGGCAAGGGCTGACGGTCTAAAGGCTGAGCTTGTCTCTGATGCGGTCAAAGATGCTGATATCGTCATGATTCTAGTACCGGACACAAAGCAGAGTCATGTCTATAACAGTCATATCAAACCCAACCTAAAAAAGGATGCAGCACTTGCTTTTGCGCACGGATTCAATATCCAGTACCATCAGATCGAAGCTCCTAAAGGAAACGACGTGTTCATGGTCGCACCTAAGAGTCCTGGTCACCTTGTGAGAAGGCAGTATCAGGAAGGTCGAGGTGTTCCGGCACTGATCGCTGTGCATCAGGATGCGTCTGGTAGGGCCAAGGATATGGCCCTCGCGTATGCGCAGGGGATCGGATCGACTAGAGCAGGTGTAATTGAGACAACGTTTAAAGAAGAAACCGAAACGGACCTATTTGGTGAACAGGCGGTCTTATGCGGTGGTGTGACTGAACTTGTAAAAGCGGGGTTCGACACGCTGACTGGTGCGGGGTATCAGCCCGAAGTAGCATATTTTGAATGTTTACATGAGTTAAAGCTGATTGTAGATCTGTTTTATGAAGGTGGATTTGAAGCGATGAGAAGCAGTGTTAGCGATACTGCCGAATATGGCGATTACATGATCGGTAAGCGCATCATCACCGAGGATACACGCGAAGAAATGAAAAAGGTACTCAAGGAAATTCAGGAAGGAACATTTGCAAGAAACTGGCTGATGGAGAACAAACTGAATCGCCCGATGTTCAACACAATCAGACATCAAGAGACAACTCATCCGATCATCAGTGTCGGAAAAGAGTTAAGAGGTATGATGTCTTGGATTAAAAAAGATTAG
- a CDS encoding 2-hydroxyacyl-CoA dehydratase, with amino-acid sequence MAELIYNEQGRLLFTEEMKNEYTILVPQMAPFHFEFLVEALHQEGYKATLLSNFNDQIKQLGVKYVHNDTCYPAILVIGQLLDAIINGDHDPKKIAVIMTQTGGGCRASNYIHLLRSALEKSGYGYIPVVSLSPSKIESNPGFMLPLRFWIKALWSVFYGDILQQLYNEIKPYEINTGSVDRMASDWTERIVQTFKTERIYTFKKVLNNLKELIADFSTIPRNESSLIKVGIVGEIYVKYSSLGNNNLEDFLRSENVEVVIPPLLDFVLFKLDYRGLEVDLYGGKKIKKRLVEFAISIVENYRSKINIQLKKHHFRQATSYKELKGFVKDIIGYGNRMGEGWLLTAEMFELIHIGAPNIICTQPFGCLPNHISGKGVVNAIKKRHPFSNIVPIDYDPGASDVNQKNRIKLMLAIAKDEVHQHSESIVSVKAK; translated from the coding sequence ATGGCAGAACTAATCTACAACGAACAAGGTCGATTGCTATTTACAGAAGAAATGAAAAACGAATATACCATCCTAGTGCCTCAGATGGCACCTTTTCATTTTGAGTTTTTAGTCGAAGCGCTTCATCAGGAGGGATACAAAGCCACCCTGCTATCCAATTTCAATGACCAGATCAAGCAGCTCGGGGTCAAGTACGTGCATAATGACACATGCTATCCAGCAATACTTGTGATCGGGCAGCTGCTGGACGCGATTATAAACGGGGACCACGACCCTAAAAAAATTGCTGTCATCATGACACAGACCGGTGGCGGATGCAGGGCGAGCAATTATATCCATCTCCTTCGCAGCGCGCTCGAAAAATCCGGTTACGGTTATATTCCGGTAGTTTCGTTAAGCCCCTCAAAAATCGAAAGCAACCCAGGCTTCATGTTGCCGCTTCGCTTTTGGATCAAAGCCTTGTGGAGCGTGTTTTATGGCGACATCCTGCAGCAGCTTTACAACGAAATCAAACCCTACGAAATCAACACGGGATCAGTCGACCGCATGGCATCAGATTGGACAGAGCGGATTGTACAGACCTTCAAGACCGAGCGTATCTATACGTTTAAAAAAGTGCTGAACAACTTAAAAGAACTGATCGCTGATTTTTCGACGATACCACGAAATGAGTCTTCTCTGATCAAAGTGGGTATCGTAGGAGAGATCTATGTCAAATACTCCTCGCTAGGCAACAACAACCTAGAAGATTTTTTAAGGAGCGAGAATGTTGAAGTCGTCATTCCGCCTCTACTTGATTTTGTATTATTCAAATTGGATTACCGCGGTCTCGAAGTAGACCTCTACGGTGGTAAAAAAATAAAAAAGAGGCTTGTTGAGTTCGCAATCTCCATTGTTGAAAACTACCGAAGCAAAATAAACATCCAGCTTAAAAAGCATCACTTCAGGCAGGCGACAAGCTACAAGGAACTAAAAGGATTTGTAAAAGACATCATAGGCTACGGAAACCGAATGGGTGAAGGCTGGCTTTTAACCGCTGAAATGTTCGAACTCATCCATATCGGAGCCCCAAATATCATCTGTACTCAGCCCTTCGGATGCCTACCCAACCATATCTCGGGTAAAGGTGTCGTGAACGCGATAAAAAAACGTCATCCATTCAGCAATATCGTTCCTATCGATTACGATCCTGGCGCTTCCGATGTGAATCAAAAGAACCGAATCAAATTGATGCTTGCGATAGCAAAGGATGAAGTCCATCAACACAGCGAATCCATTGTCTCTGTAAAAGCAAAATAA
- a CDS encoding HD domain-containing protein: MKNNKNQNKKSKPQEESNEEPEMKKLEIKAYDSSKKAHEGQLRDEGTPYFEHVERVAKQVLENCDSQAYITALLHDVLEDTDYTYDNLKKEYSEEIAKDVLLLTKKEGESFEDYMKKLVVKYAPFYIKLVDRLDNIKSLPACGSDEKISKYLKETENEFLPIAKSSRYSKLDEFDVLIKEIEAGCKALK, translated from the coding sequence ATGAAAAACAATAAAAATCAGAATAAGAAATCAAAACCTCAAGAAGAGTCAAATGAAGAACCGGAAATGAAAAAGTTAGAAATAAAAGCGTACGATTCTTCAAAAAAAGCGCATGAGGGTCAACTTAGGGATGAGGGAACTCCTTACTTCGAGCATGTGGAGAGAGTTGCAAAACAAGTTCTGGAAAACTGTGACTCACAAGCCTATATCACAGCGCTTTTACATGATGTGCTAGAAGATACCGATTATACCTATGACAACCTGAAAAAGGAGTATTCAGAAGAGATCGCAAAGGATGTGCTCCTGCTTACTAAAAAAGAAGGGGAGTCCTTTGAAGACTATATGAAAAAGCTGGTCGTCAAATACGCGCCATTCTATATCAAGCTTGTAGACCGTCTGGACAATATCAAGTCGCTCCCTGCTTGCGGTTCTGATGAAAAGATAAGCAAGTATCTTAAGGAAACAGAAAATGAGTTCCTGCCTATTGCAAAGAGTTCTCGATATAGCAAGCTGGACGAGTTCGATGTCTTAATCAAGGAAATAGAAGCTGGATGCAAAGCTTTAAAATAG
- a CDS encoding DNA-3-methyladenine glycosylase I: MTDKKLIRCDWAGTDPLYCEYHDKEWGVPLYDDQKLFEMLCLEGAQAGLSWITILRRREGYRSIFDGFDHKLCARYTDEQLDDKLQDPRIIRNRLKVYSVRNNAIAFEKVIDEFGTFSEYLWSFVGGSPILNTFVSIDEVPATTALSDALSKDLKRRGFKFMGSTICYAYMQAVGIVNDHLLGCIAR; the protein is encoded by the coding sequence ATGACAGATAAAAAGCTGATAAGATGTGACTGGGCGGGTACCGATCCGCTCTACTGTGAGTATCACGACAAGGAATGGGGAGTTCCCTTATACGATGATCAGAAGCTTTTTGAGATGTTGTGCCTTGAAGGTGCCCAGGCAGGACTTTCTTGGATAACCATTTTGAGAAGACGCGAAGGGTATAGATCCATTTTTGACGGGTTCGACCATAAGCTTTGTGCACGCTATACCGATGAGCAGCTAGATGATAAACTGCAGGATCCACGAATTATCAGAAATCGCTTAAAGGTCTATTCAGTGAGAAATAACGCGATCGCATTTGAGAAGGTGATAGATGAGTTTGGAACTTTCAGCGAATACTTATGGAGCTTTGTAGGCGGATCGCCGATACTGAATACCTTCGTATCGATCGATGAAGTTCCTGCAACCACGGCGTTAAGCGATGCGCTTAGCAAAGACCTTAAACGGCGTGGATTCAAATTTATGGGATCGACGATATGTTATGCCTATATGCAAGCGGTAGGGATTGTAAACGACCATCTGCTGGGGTGTATCGCAAGATAG
- a CDS encoding acyl-CoA dehydratase activase-related protein: MKIGIDIGSTTIKLVALDFEDKVIYKNYIRHKSQVDETVIYLIKDYLSKGHTQDVTLSVTGSAGLGLSEALSIPFVQEVIAGTKVVLARNPETDVVIELGGEDQKIIFLGDSVEQRMNGACAGGTGAFIDQMAQLLNLNATELNELAKKHTKIYPIASRCGVFAKTDLQALLNQGIALEDLAASIFQAVVNQTIAGLAQGRVIAGNICFLGGPLTFLSELRERFIATLNLKNGVLPADSEFYVAIGAAMLIKPDWAFDVRSIIEKIESKGHRTGQNNRLNALFETEEERIAFNKRHSEDSLTYASLSDFTGDVVIGIDAGSTTTKLVVISPEGTLLYQKYIYNEGKVITLIKSALLEVYSMMGDRCRVISSGVTGYGESLIKKAFNIDLGEVETLAHYEAAKFFNKDVDFVLDIGGQDMKSFKIRNGVIESILLNEACSSGCGSFISTFANGLGYDVSSFAQRGLYGTSPVDLGTRCTIFMNSNVKQAQKEGASIEDLSAGLSMSVIKNALYKVIRLDQREKLGENIVVQGGTFYNDSVLRAFELETGTNVVRPKISGLMGAFGIALLALKASKRPSSIKSRIEIEALSFKSTTVHCNKCENNCLLSISTFNNGDKEVHGHRCERGIGITEVGDTFNMFDYKLNLIQTYRKRNGHRETIGIPLVLNMYENLPFWSTFFHTLGYGVVASEPSTKAVYEMGQYTIPSDTVCYPGKLIHGHMETLLKQKTDYIYYPCMTYNFKEKEHPKNHYNCPVVAYYPEVIANNVDSICRSTYITDYIGLHDKKSFVRQMSATLKKMNYSGSRREVEKAYQLGMKAYFEFKGKIIDRGSETLDHARQSGKKAIVLAGRPYHIDPEVNHGLSQLLSMMGVVTLTEDSISHLKNHKDPTVLNQWTYHTRLYDAAKFVSESEGINLSLVQLVSFGCGLDAITVDETKKILESSGKVYTQIKIDEMSNLGAIKIRLRSLLATMER, from the coding sequence ATGAAAATTGGTATAGACATCGGAAGCACAACCATAAAGCTTGTAGCTCTCGACTTTGAAGACAAAGTGATTTATAAGAATTACATACGGCATAAGTCCCAAGTAGATGAAACGGTCATCTATCTCATCAAAGATTATCTCTCAAAAGGTCATACACAAGATGTGACGCTCTCCGTCACAGGATCGGCAGGTTTAGGATTATCAGAAGCACTGTCCATCCCATTTGTTCAAGAAGTGATCGCAGGTACCAAAGTGGTTCTTGCAAGAAATCCTGAAACCGATGTCGTCATCGAACTAGGTGGAGAAGATCAGAAAATCATTTTCTTAGGCGATTCCGTCGAACAGAGGATGAACGGCGCATGCGCCGGAGGAACAGGGGCGTTTATCGATCAGATGGCTCAACTGCTTAATTTGAATGCCACAGAACTAAATGAACTGGCAAAAAAACACACAAAAATATACCCTATCGCGTCACGCTGCGGGGTTTTTGCTAAAACAGACCTACAAGCCCTACTCAATCAAGGCATCGCCCTAGAGGATCTTGCTGCAAGCATCTTTCAAGCTGTCGTCAATCAAACCATAGCAGGCCTTGCTCAGGGACGGGTTATCGCAGGTAACATTTGCTTTTTAGGCGGACCGCTTACATTTTTGAGCGAGTTACGTGAACGCTTTATCGCGACATTAAACTTAAAAAACGGCGTGCTTCCTGCAGATTCAGAGTTTTATGTAGCCATCGGTGCCGCAATGCTTATTAAGCCGGATTGGGCATTCGATGTAAGGTCGATCATAGAAAAAATCGAATCCAAAGGTCATCGTACAGGGCAAAACAATCGCCTGAACGCACTCTTTGAAACAGAAGAGGAACGGATAGCCTTTAACAAGAGGCATTCTGAGGATTCACTTACCTATGCTTCGCTGAGTGATTTTACAGGCGATGTCGTCATCGGAATAGACGCCGGCTCCACCACCACCAAGTTAGTGGTTATTTCACCGGAAGGTACCTTGTTATACCAAAAGTACATCTACAACGAAGGTAAGGTAATCACACTTATTAAATCCGCCCTACTCGAAGTCTATTCAATGATGGGCGACCGATGCAGGGTCATAAGTTCTGGCGTTACAGGGTATGGCGAATCGCTTATAAAAAAGGCTTTCAATATCGATCTTGGCGAAGTGGAAACACTCGCGCATTACGAAGCAGCCAAGTTTTTCAATAAGGATGTGGATTTTGTTCTCGATATCGGTGGACAAGACATGAAATCCTTTAAAATCAGAAACGGCGTTATCGAATCCATTTTACTGAACGAAGCCTGCTCAAGCGGATGTGGCTCTTTCATCTCCACCTTTGCAAACGGACTTGGCTATGATGTAAGCTCTTTCGCGCAAAGAGGACTTTACGGTACATCACCTGTCGACCTTGGCACAAGATGCACCATATTTATGAACTCCAATGTCAAACAGGCTCAAAAGGAAGGCGCAAGCATCGAGGACTTATCCGCCGGACTTTCCATGAGTGTGATTAAGAACGCCCTTTACAAGGTCATCAGGCTCGATCAAAGGGAGAAACTCGGTGAAAATATCGTTGTTCAAGGGGGTACCTTTTACAACGATTCAGTACTAAGGGCATTTGAGTTGGAGACTGGCACAAATGTAGTCCGACCAAAAATATCCGGATTGATGGGTGCTTTCGGCATCGCACTTTTAGCGCTAAAAGCAAGCAAACGACCTTCGTCAATCAAGTCCAGAATAGAAATCGAAGCCTTGTCGTTCAAATCGACTACCGTCCACTGCAACAAGTGCGAGAACAACTGCTTGCTCTCCATCAGCACCTTCAACAACGGAGACAAAGAAGTCCACGGCCACCGGTGCGAGCGCGGGATAGGCATCACAGAGGTCGGCGATACCTTCAATATGTTCGACTATAAATTGAATCTTATACAGACCTACCGTAAAAGAAATGGCCATCGTGAAACCATCGGCATACCCCTTGTGCTCAACATGTACGAGAACCTTCCCTTCTGGTCGACGTTCTTCCATACACTCGGTTACGGCGTGGTGGCTTCCGAGCCGTCCACAAAGGCTGTTTACGAGATGGGACAATATACGATCCCCAGCGACACGGTGTGTTATCCAGGCAAGCTGATCCATGGGCATATGGAAACACTTTTAAAACAGAAGACCGATTACATCTATTATCCGTGCATGACCTATAATTTCAAAGAAAAAGAACACCCTAAAAACCACTACAACTGCCCTGTGGTCGCTTACTATCCTGAAGTAATCGCCAACAACGTCGATTCGATTTGTCGCTCTACCTATATCACCGATTATATCGGGTTACATGATAAGAAGAGCTTTGTAAGGCAAATGTCCGCCACCTTGAAAAAGATGAACTACAGCGGAAGCAGGCGCGAGGTCGAAAAGGCATATCAGCTTGGAATGAAAGCCTATTTCGAATTCAAGGGTAAAATAATCGATCGAGGTTCTGAGACGCTCGACCACGCCAGGCAGTCAGGAAAAAAAGCCATCGTTTTAGCGGGAAGACCCTATCATATCGATCCAGAGGTCAACCATGGTCTATCTCAGCTGTTAAGCATGATGGGTGTCGTAACACTAACTGAAGACAGCATATCCCATCTGAAAAACCACAAAGATCCCACCGTACTCAACCAGTGGACCTACCACACAAGGTTATATGACGCTGCGAAATTTGTGAGTGAATCAGAGGGTATCAATCTGTCACTCGTGCAACTGGTTTCATTCGGATGCGGGCTTGATGCCATCACCGTGGACGAAACAAAAAAAATACTGGAATCTTCAGGCAAAGTATATACACAAATCAAAATCGATGAAATGAGCAATTTGGGCGCAATTAAAATCAGACTTCGCTCACTGCTTGCAACGATGGAAAGGTAA